Proteins from one Hydrogenivirga caldilitoris genomic window:
- a CDS encoding penicillin-binding protein 1A, with protein MHKKILIYLLISLGGVFGVLFLLLFSLYMTLPDVKLLEGWTPPQSSIVYDYRDRPYGDIGVQKRYYVKIDEIPDRVIYAFVAAEDRNFFSHSGIDFGAVFRAMIANLKAGRVVQGGSTITQQLAKNLFLTRERTLKRKLKEALLAIKIERTFDKRKILELYLNQIYLGNGAYGVEAAARVYFGKSVKDLTLEEAALLGGLPKAPSRFNPFVNPDTAKTRRNYVLKRMLEDGYITQEEYETAVNKPIVVRKDDKYRLSDYVLDMVKEYLTDKYGDIALQGGLKIYTTIDRDLQALAIRSLKQGLKNTANINGLPIMPETEEDMEEFYKAEKKTLVNGKVYVAKIIDIKNDSAEVELGKNRFKVSLKGLNLEGREYLLVRLFKYDEGWQAEVVPDLQGALISMDVHTGAIRAIVGGYSYAYSPFNRAIKAKRQPGSAIKPVIYLSALLKGETQISSIDARARTFYDPATGKEWTPKNYEDSEYTVVTLREALAKSINTATVNLLDKLGFEIVLSVGDKVGLSNLKPYYSLALGTFEVTPLQLTSAYQVFANLGKKCEPFFIRRIVDENGNVLEENTHKCEEVLPPQETRVLVDMLRAVILEGTGRAARDLPRVVAGKTGTTDEYMDAWFIGFSPYIVTGVWVGYDIKVSLGEKMSGARVALPIWKNFMAVAASKYPNDDFPLPEGTVVVPINPKDYVIADETCPGVNMVFVEGTQPKLTCSDLRNIISP; from the coding sequence ATGCATAAAAAGATATTAATATACCTCTTAATCTCTTTAGGTGGCGTTTTTGGAGTTTTATTCCTTCTCCTGTTCAGCTTATATATGACACTGCCTGACGTAAAACTACTTGAAGGCTGGACACCTCCCCAATCTTCCATAGTTTATGACTACAGAGATAGACCTTATGGAGATATAGGTGTCCAGAAAAGATACTATGTGAAGATTGATGAGATACCTGACAGGGTCATATATGCATTTGTAGCAGCGGAGGATAGAAACTTCTTCAGTCATTCTGGAATAGATTTCGGAGCTGTGTTCCGAGCCATGATAGCAAATCTAAAAGCTGGCAGGGTAGTTCAGGGAGGAAGCACAATAACCCAGCAGCTTGCAAAAAATCTATTTCTGACGAGGGAGAGAACTTTAAAAAGAAAATTGAAAGAAGCTTTGTTAGCCATAAAGATTGAGAGAACCTTTGATAAACGAAAGATCCTTGAACTTTATCTGAACCAGATATACCTCGGAAACGGTGCTTATGGAGTTGAAGCGGCAGCACGTGTTTACTTTGGTAAGAGTGTCAAGGACCTCACCCTTGAAGAGGCAGCTCTGTTGGGAGGACTCCCGAAAGCCCCCTCAAGGTTCAACCCTTTTGTGAACCCTGATACAGCCAAGACAAGAAGAAACTATGTTCTAAAGAGGATGTTAGAGGACGGCTATATAACCCAGGAAGAGTACGAGACAGCGGTAAACAAGCCCATAGTTGTCAGAAAAGACGATAAATATAGGCTTTCAGACTATGTGCTTGATATGGTGAAAGAGTATCTTACGGATAAATACGGAGATATAGCCCTGCAGGGTGGACTCAAGATATACACAACCATAGATAGGGACTTACAAGCTCTTGCCATTCGCTCTTTAAAGCAGGGTTTGAAGAACACCGCAAATATAAACGGGTTACCCATTATGCCGGAAACAGAAGAGGATATGGAGGAGTTTTATAAAGCTGAAAAGAAAACCCTTGTCAACGGTAAGGTTTACGTGGCAAAAATAATTGATATAAAGAACGATTCGGCCGAGGTTGAACTTGGAAAGAACAGGTTCAAGGTGAGCTTAAAAGGTCTAAACCTTGAAGGGAGAGAGTACCTGCTCGTAAGGTTGTTTAAATATGATGAGGGCTGGCAGGCGGAGGTAGTACCTGACCTTCAAGGTGCCCTGATAAGTATGGACGTTCACACGGGAGCCATAAGGGCTATAGTAGGTGGATATTCTTACGCTTACAGTCCTTTCAATAGAGCTATAAAGGCGAAAAGGCAACCGGGTTCCGCCATAAAACCAGTTATATACCTATCAGCCCTTCTCAAGGGAGAGACTCAGATATCATCTATAGACGCCAGAGCGAGAACCTTTTACGACCCGGCAACGGGAAAGGAATGGACTCCCAAAAACTATGAGGACAGTGAATACACAGTTGTTACCCTAAGAGAGGCTCTTGCAAAAAGTATAAACACAGCAACAGTGAACCTTCTGGATAAGCTCGGTTTTGAAATAGTTCTCAGTGTTGGAGACAAGGTAGGCTTATCCAACCTGAAACCTTACTACTCTTTAGCCCTTGGAACCTTTGAAGTGACGCCTCTTCAGCTGACGTCAGCTTACCAAGTCTTTGCAAATCTTGGAAAGAAGTGCGAACCCTTTTTTATAAGGAGAATTGTAGATGAGAATGGAAACGTCCTTGAGGAAAATACCCATAAATGTGAAGAGGTTCTACCCCCTCAGGAAACGAGGGTTTTGGTTGACATGCTCAGGGCTGTAATACTTGAAGGGACTGGAAGAGCTGCAAGAGACTTACCAAGGGTGGTAGCAGGTAAAACCGGAACAACTGACGAATACATGGATGCCTGGTTTATAGGTTTTTCTCCTTACATAGTTACAGGCGTCTGGGTAGGTTATGACATAAAGGTATCTCTTGGAGAGAAGATGTCCGGAGCAAGGGTAGCGTTACCTATATGGAAGAACTTTATGGCAGTGGCAGCTTCCAAGTATCCCAACGATGATTTTCCATTACCCGAAGGTACTGTGGTTGTCCCTATAAACCCGAAGGACTACGTTATAGCAGATGAAACTTGCCCTGGGGTAAACATGGTCTTCGTAGAGGGAACTCAACCAAAGCTCACCTGTTCAGACTTAAGGAACATAATCAGTCCATAG
- a CDS encoding TraR/DksA family transcriptional regulator produces the protein MTKKQLEECRNRLLEEKAKILERYLAKEETQQRLEEESKEPRDWEDIGQMTYTEELLDNLSQIEITNLKEIDYALKKIESGSYGVCESCGVEIAFERLCAIPWTRYCAQCAEEIERESGTFMPSYGFEPMLTEDIEIEREDIGEA, from the coding sequence ATGACCAAGAAACAACTTGAGGAATGCAGAAACAGGCTCTTGGAGGAAAAGGCGAAGATTTTAGAAAGGTATCTGGCGAAAGAGGAAACCCAGCAACGCCTTGAGGAGGAATCAAAGGAGCCTAGGGACTGGGAGGACATAGGACAGATGACCTATACGGAGGAGCTTCTTGATAACCTGTCCCAGATAGAGATCACTAACCTAAAGGAGATAGATTATGCCCTAAAGAAGATAGAAAGTGGCTCTTACGGCGTATGTGAGAGCTGCGGTGTTGAGATAGCCTTTGAAAGGCTTTGCGCTATACCCTGGACAAGGTACTGCGCCCAGTGTGCGGAGGAGATTGAGAGGGAGTCGGGAACCTTTATGCCCTCTTACGGTTTTGAGCCTATGCTCACAGAGGATATAGAGATAGAAAGGGAGGATATAGGGGAAGCATAA
- a CDS encoding heavy-metal-associated domain-containing protein — translation MKELELKVQGMTCEHCVRTVQRAISSLEGVSKVEVFLDSGRVNVYMEKEVPLEDIKKSIEEWGYRVVD, via the coding sequence ATGAAAGAGTTGGAGCTCAAAGTTCAGGGTATGACCTGTGAACACTGTGTAAGGACCGTTCAGAGGGCTATATCTTCCCTGGAAGGTGTGTCAAAGGTTGAGGTTTTTCTGGACAGTGGAAGGGTTAACGTTTATATGGAAAAGGAAGTACCTTTGGAGGATATAAAGAAATCCATAGAAGAGTGGGGTTACAGAGTCGTGGATTGA
- the prfB gene encoding peptide chain release factor 2 — protein MLELKGKIEELKERFEDVRKVIEPDKLRDELKKIDETMSSQGFWEDQENAKKIIQRRKWLEETINSLEDLENALKDVEELAQSTPEEDTETWAMLEEEMETLEKRLNELELKTYLSGDMDSKNAYLTIQAGAGGTEACDWADMLFRMYRRWAERNGYEVEVVDITPDDVAGIKSVTMLIKGPYAYGYLKGEQGVHRLVRISPFDSNARRHTSFAAVSVMPQIDEDINIEIKDEDLKIETFRASGAGGQYVNKTDTAVRITHVPTGIVVSCQQERSQFQNRRKAIELLKAKLYQLEQQKLLEKKKQYEGEKTDIGWGHQIRSYVFHPYRLIKDLRTGYETGNVEAVMDGDIDQFLESFLKWQAENRTN, from the coding sequence ATGTTAGAGTTAAAGGGAAAGATAGAAGAGCTTAAGGAAAGGTTTGAAGATGTAAGAAAGGTCATTGAGCCTGATAAGCTCAGGGATGAACTGAAAAAGATAGATGAGACTATGTCTTCTCAAGGGTTCTGGGAAGACCAGGAGAACGCCAAGAAAATCATACAGAGGAGGAAGTGGCTTGAAGAGACCATAAATTCTCTTGAAGACCTTGAAAATGCCCTTAAAGATGTTGAGGAGCTTGCCCAGAGCACACCAGAAGAGGACACTGAGACATGGGCGATGCTGGAAGAGGAGATGGAAACTCTTGAAAAAAGATTGAACGAGCTTGAGCTAAAAACCTATCTATCTGGGGATATGGACTCTAAGAACGCCTACCTTACAATACAGGCTGGAGCTGGTGGGACGGAAGCCTGCGACTGGGCTGATATGCTCTTCAGGATGTACAGGAGGTGGGCTGAAAGGAACGGATATGAGGTTGAGGTGGTGGACATAACCCCTGATGATGTAGCCGGTATAAAAAGTGTGACGATGCTTATAAAGGGACCCTACGCCTACGGTTATCTCAAGGGAGAACAGGGAGTTCACAGGCTCGTTAGGATATCCCCTTTTGACTCCAATGCGAGGAGGCATACATCCTTTGCTGCTGTATCAGTTATGCCCCAAATAGACGAAGATATAAATATTGAGATAAAGGACGAAGACTTAAAAATAGAGACTTTCAGAGCTTCAGGGGCAGGTGGACAGTACGTAAATAAAACCGACACCGCGGTGAGGATAACCCACGTGCCAACAGGGATTGTTGTCTCCTGCCAACAGGAGAGATCCCAGTTCCAGAACAGGAGGAAAGCCATTGAGCTTCTCAAGGCAAAGCTCTATCAGTTAGAGCAACAAAAGCTCCTTGAGAAGAAAAAGCAATATGAGGGAGAGAAAACCGACATAGGCTGGGGACACCAGATAAGGTCTTACGTATTTCACCCCTACAGACTGATAAAAGACCTCAGAACGGGCTATGAAACAGGGAATGTGGAAGCGGTTATGGATGGAGATATAGACCAGTTCCTGGAGAGCTTCCTCAAATGGCAAGCTGAGAATAGAACCAATTAA